One genomic segment of Canis lupus baileyi chromosome 33, mCanLup2.hap1, whole genome shotgun sequence includes these proteins:
- the ENOPH1 gene encoding enolase-phosphatase E1 isoform X3: MSKDILFPYIKENVKEYLQTHWEEEECQQDVSLLRKQAEEDSHLDGAVPIPAASGNGADDLPQMIQAVVDNVCWQMSLDRKTTALKQLQGHMWRAAFAAGRMKAEFFEDVVPAVRKWREAGMKVYIYSSGSVEAQKLLFGHSTEGDLLELVDGHFDTKIGHKVESESYRKIANSIGCSTNNILFLTDVTLEASAAEEADVHVAVVVRPGNAGLTDDEKTYYSLITSFSELYLPSSS, from the exons gacattttatttccttacatcaaagaaaatgttaaagagtATCTGCAGACACACTGGGAAGAAGAGGAGTGCCAGCAGGATGTCAGTCTTTTGAGGAAACAG GCTGAAGAGGATTCCCACCTGGATGGGGCTGTTCCCATCCCTGCCGCATCTGGGAATGGAGCAGATGACCTGCCGCAGATGATCCAGGCTGTGGTGGATAATGTGTGCTGGCAGATGTCTTTGGACCGAAAGACCACAGCACTGAAACAGCTGCAGGGCCACATGTGGAGGGCAGCATTCGCAGCTGGACGCATGAAAGCAGA GTTCTTTGAAGATGTAGTTCCAGCAGTCAGGAAATGGAGAGAGGCTGGAATGAAGGTGTATATCTATTCTTCAGGGAGTGTAGAGGCCCAGAAGCTATTATTTGGGCATTCTACGGAAGGAGATCTTCTTGAG CTTGTTGATGGTCACTTTGATACCAAGATTGGACACAAAGTGGAGAGTGAGAGTTACCGAAAGATTGCAAACAGCATTGGGTGCTCAACCAACAACATCTTGTTTCTGACAGACGTTACTCTAG AGGCCAGTGCTGCCGAGGAAGCAGACGTGCATGTCGCTGTGGTGGTGAGACCTGGCAATGCAGGGCTGACGGATGATGAGAAGACTTACTACAGCCTCATCACATCCTTCAGCGAGCTGTACCTGCCCTCCTCAAGCTAG
- the ENOPH1 gene encoding enolase-phosphatase E1 isoform X1, whose translation MTFQDILFPYIKENVKEYLQTHWEEEECQQDVSLLRKQAEEDSHLDGAVPIPAASGNGADDLPQMIQAVVDNVCWQMSLDRKTTALKQLQGHMWRAAFAAGRMKAEFFEDVVPAVRKWREAGMKVYIYSSGSVEAQKLLFGHSTEGDLLELVDGHFDTKIGHKVESESYRKIANSIGCSTNNILFLTDVTLEASAAEEADVHVAVVVRPGNAGLTDDEKTYYSLITSFSELYLPSSS comes from the exons gacattttatttccttacatcaaagaaaatgttaaagagtATCTGCAGACACACTGGGAAGAAGAGGAGTGCCAGCAGGATGTCAGTCTTTTGAGGAAACAG GCTGAAGAGGATTCCCACCTGGATGGGGCTGTTCCCATCCCTGCCGCATCTGGGAATGGAGCAGATGACCTGCCGCAGATGATCCAGGCTGTGGTGGATAATGTGTGCTGGCAGATGTCTTTGGACCGAAAGACCACAGCACTGAAACAGCTGCAGGGCCACATGTGGAGGGCAGCATTCGCAGCTGGACGCATGAAAGCAGA GTTCTTTGAAGATGTAGTTCCAGCAGTCAGGAAATGGAGAGAGGCTGGAATGAAGGTGTATATCTATTCTTCAGGGAGTGTAGAGGCCCAGAAGCTATTATTTGGGCATTCTACGGAAGGAGATCTTCTTGAG CTTGTTGATGGTCACTTTGATACCAAGATTGGACACAAAGTGGAGAGTGAGAGTTACCGAAAGATTGCAAACAGCATTGGGTGCTCAACCAACAACATCTTGTTTCTGACAGACGTTACTCTAG AGGCCAGTGCTGCCGAGGAAGCAGACGTGCATGTCGCTGTGGTGGTGAGACCTGGCAATGCAGGGCTGACGGATGATGAGAAGACTTACTACAGCCTCATCACATCCTTCAGCGAGCTGTACCTGCCCTCCTCAAGCTAG